The nucleotide window GGCCGCACACTGAACCAGGTGATCGAGCACCTGATGCGCGCCGAGCCCAAGACCGATGTCGATTTCATTTCCATCAGCGGTTTCAACTGAGCCCTTGGCGGCTCTGACACGAGCAAGGAGCAACACATGAACGATACACCCGAACGCGCCCAGCGCGAGTCGATCATCCTGCGGGTGCTGTGGATGCTGGTGTTCCTGGTGGTCTGGCAACTGGCCGAATTGCTGCTCGGCGGCCTGGTACTGGTGCAACTCATCTACCGCCTGGTGTATGGCGCGCCCAGCGCCAGCCTGATGAACTTCGGCGACAGCCTGAGCCAGTACCTGGCGCAGATCGGCCGCTATGGCAGCTTTCACACTGAGCAGAAGCCCTGGCCATTTGCCGACTGGCCAGCACCGCGTGCCCCGGAAGGCGAGGCGCCGCATGCCGTGGCACCGGCCCCGCACCCGGTGCGGGACGAGGAACCCAAGCTGTGAAGCTGTGGGTGCTGCGCCACGGTGAGGCGGAGCCGCGGGCCAATACCGACGCCGAGCGCCGCCTGACCGGCCATGGTCGCGAGCAGGTGCTGCACAGCGCTGCCCGCCTGCTTGGGCAGCCGCTGCAGGCGATTATCGCCAGCCCCTACGTGCGCGCCCAGCAAACGGCGGCGCTGGTGCATGACACGCTGGGTTTCAGGGAGCCGGTGCGTACCGTGCCCTGGTTGACGCCAGAGAGTGATGTGCAGCAGGTCATCGGCGAAATCGAGCGCCTGGGGCTGGAGCATGTACTGCTGGTCAGCCACCAGCCGCTGGTGGGGAATCTGATCGGTGCGCTGGAGCATGGTCACCAACAGCAACCAGCCGCCATGAGCACCGCCAGCCTGGCGGAGCTGGAAGGGGAGTGGCCCTTGGCTGGGCTGATGACCCTCCGAGCGATCAGCCCACCGGTGTGATTCCCCGGCAAATCGATAAGGCAACTGGCATTTTTGTCAGTTGCCGCACTTGATGGCCCCTTGCTAGCGTTGCCTCAAAGCAATCAGGCAGGGAGCAGCGGATGAGCGGTGAAATGCGGGAGCTGTTGAGTTCCCTGGACCTGCAACCCACCGTGGACAAGGTGGAGCAAGGCGTTACGCTGGACTTCGCCCAGTACAGCCTGCTGCGCGATTCGGCCGACGCCAAGCTCTACCAGTTGCTGCACAAGGTCAACCGCAACGGCAACCTGGAGCCTGCTATCAGGCAGCAAAGCGATCGGGACCTGCGCACGCTGCAGGATGCCTGCCTGCGAGTCTCCCACCTGCTACAAACCAGTTGCCTGGCCTTGCGCCGTCTGCAACTCGACTTTCAGGACCAGCGCCTGGCCCGTGAGGCGCTGGAAAGCCAGTTGGCCTACATGCAGGCCTGCTTGCGCCGGTCTTTGGCCAGCTTCGACCGCTCGGCGTGACCTGATAGCCCTCGTTGATGACCTTTCCGAATGTTGCTGAATCGCGCCCCGATGCCGACAATGAGCCATCATCTTCCGTCCGGACCAGGCGCCATGTCGCAGCAGATCTTCTTCGCTCATGCCAACGGTTTCCCTTCGGCCACGTATGGCAAGCTGTTCGCTGCCCTGGCGCCGGACTACCAGGTGCGGCACCTGGCCCAGCACGGCCACGATCCGCGCTTTCCGGTAGACGACAACTGGCAGAGCCTGGTCGATGAGCTGCTGCATCACCTGGCGCAGCAGGACCAGCCCATCTGGGGTGTCGGGCATTCGCTGGGAGGAGTGTTGCACCTGCATGCTGCCTTGCGTCGCCCCGAGTACTACCGTGGGGTGGTGATGCTCGACTCGCCGGTGCTCACCCGTGCCGACCAGTGGCTGCTGCGCACCGCCAAGCGTTTCGGTTTCATTGACCGCATTACCCCGGCCGGCCGCACGTTGGGGCGCCGCGAAGTTTTCAATGACCGCGACAGTGCCCGGGACTATTTTGCTGGCAAGTCACTGTTTCGCCATTTTGACCCCGACTGCCTCGAAGCCTATGTAGAACATGGCCTGCAGGCGATGGAGCAGGGGCTGCAACTGCGCTTCGATCCGGCCACCGAAATCAGTATCTACCGCAGCATCCCGCACACCAGCCCCGCGCCCGCACGGCAGTTGCAGGTGCCGCTGGCCATGGTGCGCGGCGAGCGCAGCAACGTCATTCGCCGTCACCACACCCTGGCGGTGCGCGGTATGCCCAAAGGCGAATACCACAGTGTGCCCGGCGGCCACATGTTCCCGCTGGAGCGCCCGACCGACACCGCCAGCCTGATCAAGGGCCTGTTCGACCGCTGGAGCCAGGCATGAGCGCGCAGGTGCAGGAAGTGCGCCTCAGCCTGGGCCATATCGAACTGGCGGCTCACCTGTTCGGCCCCGAGGACGGGCTGCCGGTAATTGCCCTGCATGGCTGGCTGGATAACGCCAACAGTTACGCCCGCCTGGCGCCGCTACTGAAGGGCCTGCGCATCGTCGCCCTGGACCTGGCCGGGCACGGTTACTCGGAACACCGTCCGCCTGGTGCCGGCTATGCCCTGGCCGACTACGCCCACGACGTGCTGCGGGTTGCCGAGCAGCTGGGTTGGCAGCGTTTCGCCCTGTTGGGCCACTCGCTGGGCGCAATCATTTCGGTACAACTGGCCGGCGCCTTGCCCGACCGGGTCAGCCACCTGGCGTTGATCGACGGCGTCATCCCGCCGACCGGTGCCGAGCAGGACGCAGGCGAGCGCTTGGGGATGGCGCTGCAAGCCCAGTTGCGGCTGGATGGCAAACGCAAGTCGGTGTACGCAACGCTGGAAGAAGGCGTGCATGCGCGGATGAAAGGCATGGTCGCGGTCAGCCGCGAGGCTGCAGAATTGCTGGCGCAACGTGGCCTGATGCCGGTACCCGGTGGCTACAGCTGGCGCAGTGACAGCCGCCTCACCCTGCCATCGCCGGTGCGCCTGAGTGAAGCCCAGGCCATGGCCCATGTGCGCCGGGTGAGTTGCCCGGCGCTGTTGGTGGTGGCCGCCGACGGCATGCTGGCGCGCCACGCCGCGTTGCTTGAGCAGCTACCCTTTGAGCAGGTGACGCTGCCCGGTGGCCATCACCTGCACCTGAATGATGAGCAGGGCGCGGCCCTTGTCGCAGACTGTATCAATCGCTTCTTTGGCTTTGCTTGACTTGCACCGGACAAGTGTCGAGGCTTGGCGGGTTGAACAGGGAGACAACCATGCAACTGCCAGACATCCTGGAGCTTCACTTCGGCGCCGCGCGCCGCCTGGTTCGCCAATGAGCGCGCCTGTTGCCATCCGTACTGCTGTCGCCGCCTGCCTGGCGCTGGCCAGCCCTTTGTTGTGGGCGGGCAGCCTGCCGGTGCCGGTGGACGCAAAGGTCGTTGACCAGCGCCCGGCCGTGGAGCAGGAGCGTGTCTACCCCATGGGCCCGCTGCGCAAGATCAGCGGCCGCCTGCGGGTCGAGAACAAGGTCGAGAGCCGCGGCCAGGTCAGCTCGGTAACCTACGAACTGCCAGTCGAACGGACTGCACGTGAAGCCTTCACCAGTGCCCGCGAAGAGCTGCAGCGTGACGGCGGTTACCCGTTGTTCTGGTGCCAGGGCCGCGATTGCGGCGAGGCCAGCCTGTGGGCCAACGATGTGTTCGCCAATGCCCGCCTCAACGGTGGCGACGAGCAGCAGGCGTTCATCTTGCTGCGCCGCTCGGCAGAAGA belongs to Pseudomonas putida NBRC 14164 and includes:
- a CDS encoding DUF4389 domain-containing protein, with protein sequence MNDTPERAQRESIILRVLWMLVFLVVWQLAELLLGGLVLVQLIYRLVYGAPSASLMNFGDSLSQYLAQIGRYGSFHTEQKPWPFADWPAPRAPEGEAPHAVAPAPHPVRDEEPKL
- the sixA gene encoding phosphohistidine phosphatase SixA, with the protein product MKLWVLRHGEAEPRANTDAERRLTGHGREQVLHSAARLLGQPLQAIIASPYVRAQQTAALVHDTLGFREPVRTVPWLTPESDVQQVIGEIERLGLEHVLLVSHQPLVGNLIGALEHGHQQQPAAMSTASLAELEGEWPLAGLMTLRAISPPV
- a CDS encoding alpha/beta fold hydrolase gives rise to the protein MSQQIFFAHANGFPSATYGKLFAALAPDYQVRHLAQHGHDPRFPVDDNWQSLVDELLHHLAQQDQPIWGVGHSLGGVLHLHAALRRPEYYRGVVMLDSPVLTRADQWLLRTAKRFGFIDRITPAGRTLGRREVFNDRDSARDYFAGKSLFRHFDPDCLEAYVEHGLQAMEQGLQLRFDPATEISIYRSIPHTSPAPARQLQVPLAMVRGERSNVIRRHHTLAVRGMPKGEYHSVPGGHMFPLERPTDTASLIKGLFDRWSQA
- a CDS encoding alpha/beta hydrolase; the protein is MSAQVQEVRLSLGHIELAAHLFGPEDGLPVIALHGWLDNANSYARLAPLLKGLRIVALDLAGHGYSEHRPPGAGYALADYAHDVLRVAEQLGWQRFALLGHSLGAIISVQLAGALPDRVSHLALIDGVIPPTGAEQDAGERLGMALQAQLRLDGKRKSVYATLEEGVHARMKGMVAVSREAAELLAQRGLMPVPGGYSWRSDSRLTLPSPVRLSEAQAMAHVRRVSCPALLVVAADGMLARHAALLEQLPFEQVTLPGGHHLHLNDEQGAALVADCINRFFGFA
- a CDS encoding DUF4892 domain-containing protein, encoding MSAPVAIRTAVAACLALASPLLWAGSLPVPVDAKVVDQRPAVEQERVYPMGPLRKISGRLRVENKVESRGQVSSVTYELPVERTAREAFTSAREELQRDGGYPLFWCQGRDCGEASLWANDVFANARLNGGDEQQAFILLRRSAEEADTLVALYSVTRGNRRAYLHVEEFVAGSPLGELLPTAATVLREMRDTGKLDYPDLAAPQDTWVNLLARSLNLDSTLRASLSGAQAEAWREALVKAGVRNGRLEVGSAPTDGLHLELIR